The Candidatus Binatia bacterium DNA window GCGCCACAAGAGCACTCTCAGGAGGAACGTCATGGGCATGAAGATGGAAGACATGATTTTGGTCAGCGTCGATGACCACGTGTGCGAGCCTCCCGACATGTTCGATAATTCCGTTCCGGCGAAGTGGAAGGACAAGGCGCCGAAGCTGCAGCACAAGTCGGACGGCTCGGACGTCTGGGTCTTCGACGGAAACCAGATACCCAACGTCGGCTTGAACGCCGTCGCCGGTCGTCCTCCCGAAGAGTACGGGATGGAACCGACCGCGCTCAGCCAGCTGCGCGACGGCTGTTGGAACAGTGCCGCCCGCATCGATGACATGAACGTAAACGGTGTCCTCGGGTCGCTGTGCTTCCCCTCTGTACCGGGCTTCACCGGCGAGCTGTTCGCCAGGCAGGCCAAGGAAAACAACGATCCCGAGCTCGCTCTCGTGATGGCGCGAGCCTACAACGACTGGCACATCGACGAGTGGTGCGGGGCGCATCCCGGCCGGTTCATCCCCCTCGCGATCCCGATGATGTGGGATCCGAAGCTGATGGCCGAGGAGGTTCGGCGCGTCGCGAAGAAGGGCTGTCACGCGATCACGTTCCCTGATGTTCCGAGCGGGCTCGGGTACCCCAGTGTTCACAGCGACCACTGGGATCCCTTCTGGCAGGCCTGTCAGGACGAAGGCACGGTCGTGTGCATCCACATCGGATCCGGCACCGGGATGAGCCTCCAGGATACGACCGCGCCAATCGAGGTGATGATCTCGAGCACGCCGATCACGCTCTACAACTGCGCGGTCGAGTTGGTCTTCAGCGATGCCTTCCGCAAGTTCCCGGATCTCAAGGTTGCACTCTCCGAAGGTGGAACGGGCTGGATCGCGTACTGTCTCGAGCGAATGGACTACGTGCACGAGCACCATAATCCCTGGACGTTGCATCGCTTCCCCGACGGGAAGAAGCCGAGCGACGTGTTCCGCGATCACATCATCACCTGCTTCATCGATGACGCCGTGGGCATTGCGACGCGCGACCGGATCGGGATCGACACCATCACCTGGGAGTGCGACTACCCGCACTCCGATACGACCTGGCCTCATTCGCCAGAGAAGCTGTGGGCCTCTCTTGGCGGCGTTTCCGACGAAGACATCGACAAGATGACGCATCTGAATTCGATGCGGCATTTCCAGTACGATCCGTTCCGGCACATCCCGCGTGAGCAGTGCACGGTGGCTGCGCTTCGCTCGCAGGCGACGCACGTGGACCTCACGCCCAAGGGCGGGAAGGGCGGCAAGGCGCCGTCGGACTACGAGCGCGGGTACGCCACCGTCGGTGACATCATCAGTCAGATGGCGACCGCCTTCGCGACGCCCTTCGACGAGAGCCCGCCAAAGTAGTGGGGGCGGAACGGCGGTCTGAAGTGGCGGCGGGATCGACCGTCCACGTCGAGACGCGGGCCGGCGTCGCGCGGATCACCCTTAACCGGCCGGAGCGCAAGAACGCCTTCACGGACGCGATGTGGCACGACTTCCTCGCTGCGCTCGGCGGGGTGCTTGCCGATCCCGGCGCGCGCGTCGTCGTCCTGACTGGCGCCGATAGCAACTTCACCGCTGGGGCCGACATGGCGCTCATCGAAGGAAAGGGCGAGGGCGACTCGAGCGGGCCGCATCCATTCAGCGGCGTGATGGATCACCTCACCACCACCTTCGACAAGCCGATGATCGCTGCGGTCGACGGCGTCGCGATCGGTTTCGGCCTCACGATCCTGCTGCACTGCGACTTCGTCTACGTGAGCAGTCGTGCGCGCCTTCGCGCGCCGTTCGTGAAGCTGGGCGTCGTGCCGGAGGCGGCGTCGAGCTTTCTCTTTCAGGAGATCCTCGGCGTGCGGAACACGGCGGAGCTGCTCTACGCGACCGACTTCATCGACGGGCCGCGCGCGGTTGCTCTCGGACTCGCCAACGCCTGCGTTGAGCCGGACGCGTTGATGGCGACGGCGCAGGCGACGGCCGATCGCATAGCCGGGGATCCGCCGGGGGCCGTTCGCGCGACGAAGCGTCTCTTGCTGGAAGCCCGTCGCGATCAGGTCCTGGCCGCGGTGGAGCGGGAGAACGCGGCCTTTGCTCTCCGGATGGGGACGCCCGAGAACGTGGAGGCACTCACTGCGTTCTGGGAGAAGCGTCCTCCGGACTTCTCGAAGCTTCCCGAGGAGTGAAGCGCTCGACGGGCTGCTCGATCACGAGCTTGGCCGCGAGCTGGTGGGGGGCTTCGTTCCAGTGGTAGTCGCCGTCGATGAATCGCATCTCGAACGTGGCCTGATCGATCCTGGGGTCCTGCGCGATGAAGCCTGGGAACAGGTTTAGGAAGGTGGCCGCGCGCGCGGGCCCACTCTTGCCAGAAGACGACCTGCCGCGACTCCACGTCGCCGTGGAGAATTTGCGTGGGCCACGGGTACACGACGACCGTCAGACCGCGGAAATCCTCGCAGAACTTCCGCGTCTCCTCCGAGTCGCGGCAGCGGTAGGCAGCGCGGTGCAGGCGCTTGATCACCTCGTCGAATCTCCGTTCCTCCCTGATTCTAGTATGCCGTGCTTCGTTGGGCTGGCTTGATAGGTACTTGGGGATGAGTCCGGCGGAACGTCCTCCGATGGAGCGCCTGGTCGGCGCGGTCGTGGTCAACTACAACGGCGCGCCGGTCACCCGGGCCTGCGTCGATTCGCTTCGCGGTGGGCAAGGTCCGCGGGTCCAGGTCGTGATTGCAGACAACGCATCGGACGCGTCGGATCTCGAAGAGCTGGAGAAGGCCTACGCCGGCGCGGACGACGTGGAGATCGTTCGCCTGCCCGAGAATCGGCACTTTGCCGGGGGTGTGAACGGTGGTGCGGTCCGTGCCCTCGAACTCGGAGCCACGCACCTTTTCATTCTGAACAACGATACCGTGATCGAGCCGGACTGCGTCGCGCGGATGGTCGCCGTCGCAGAGGCCATGCCCGAAGCGGGGATCGTCGGCCCGGCGCTTCTGGACCTGGGCGACCGACACGCGCTCTCCCTCGGAGAGCGATACTCGTCCTGGTCTCTCGCGGTCCCGCGGACCCTCTTGAAGGTACGTTCGACCGGAGACAATCGACCATATCCCGTGGGGGGCATCATGGGGTCGGCGATTTTCGTGACCCGAGAGTGCTTCGAGCGCGTCGGTCCGTACGACGAGGGCCTCCTCGTCTACTACGAAGAGGTCGATTTCTGTCTCCGGGCCCGGGCCCTCGGTTACGGCCCGATGCTCGAACCCCGCGCGGTCGTCCTCCACGACGGGATGCGCGGGTTCACCGCGGGGCTCACCCCCTACGCCGCGCGGCTCAAGTGCCGGAACATGTTCCACCTGATGCGGAAGCACGCCGGCGTTGGCGCGTGGCTCGCGTTCACTCCCGTGTACGCCGCTCTGATCGCGGGCAGTGCGGCCATTTACGCCGCCCGCGGCAAGTGGGACGTCGTACGCGCGCTCGCCCAAGGCGTGCGCGACGGCATCACCGGCGCACCCGCGCAGTAGCTTCTACCCCTTTCGCGCCGCGCCAACCCATTGTGCGGCGGGTGCGACCGTTGCGCGTGGAACTGGCGCACCCACCTGCGGCTCTAGCCCCGACTGTCCTCCGCGCCCGACGGTGCTTGCTGGGCCAGATCGGAGCGGAGCCTCCGGGCCACATCGTTCATCGGGCGGAGCCTCAAGCTCTCCTCTACTCGTCGGCGGGCCTCGTCGTCGTCCCCTTCCTCTTGGGCGAGCAGCGCGAGTCGCAGCAGCAACTGCGCTCGGTTGGCGTCGGTGGTCGTGGTCTCGAGCGCCGCATCGAGAAAGGAGCGAGCGCGTTCGAATTGTCGCCGGGACGACCACAGCCTGGCGACTCTGATGGAGGTCGCGACGCTGCGGTGCTCCTCGAGTAGCCGTGTCTCCTTCGGCGTCGCGTTGCGCAGGGGCGGTGCCTCGGAGAGTCTCCGGGTGTGGATCAGGTGTATCGATTCCTGCAGCTCTTCGGGAGCGAGTGGGCGCGCCGTTTCGAACTCGAGCGTGGGATGATCGTCGGTGATCAGTGAGGCCCCGGCGACTAGGTCCTCCACCTGCTCCGGTCCCAGGCCGTAGAGGTCGACGATCTGGGATGCGGTGCGTATGTGGATCTGGCGCATACCTTCACGGACTGGCGATGCGGCCAGCTGGCGCCGAAGGCGCGGTAGGTCGATCTCGATGGGTCCGTCTCGGCGCGCGACGATGATGCCAGTGTAGAAGTGCATCCAGAGGCTCGTCTCGGGAAAGACGTCCTGCACGGTGCGCAGGATCGACAGCGCTTGGTGCCATTCTAGCAGGTGGAAGGGCAGCCACTGCACCAAGTAGCCTCCCTCGTTCAACCGCTCCTTCGCCTGCTCGTAGTACTCTCGCGAGTAGAGGTTCACGATTCCCGCGAACGTGGGGGGCATCGGCTCCGAGGTGATGACGTCGTACTTCTCGTTCGAGACGAGGAGGTGGTTCCGGCCGTCATCCACGATGCCGTGTGCGCGCGGATTCTCGGCCACGTTGGCGTTTGCCGTCGCGAAATACGGAGTGAAGTCCAGGACGGTCTGGTTGATGTCGACCATGTCCACCGAGGTCCCCGGGTGGAGGGCGGCGGCGCCGGCCGTGGACCCCGTGCCGACCGAGATCACGAGCACTCGCTTGGGGTCGGGGTGGAGGAGGATGGGTAAGTGGCTCATCAGCTGCATGTAGCCGTAGAGGGATCCGCCGTCGGAGCCTGCTGCCTCGAAGCCGTCGATGCGCAGCGACCGCCCACCCATCGCGTACTCGATCACCGACACCGACGCATTGGCCGTGTCTTCGTGCGCGAGCACGCTCCAGTCCCCTGTGCGGAAGCGGGAGGGAGGATCGAAGGGATTTGGGCCGGGGAGCAGCCAAACGAACAGGATGGTGCAGAGTCCGAGCGCCGCGGCCGATCCGGCGATTGCCAGATCGCGTCGCCGACCGGGGAGCGGGGACGCGGCGAGCAGCGCCCAACCCGCCACGATCGGGAGTACCGACAAGGCGAAGAAGCTCCCCTTGAGGGTGAGCCAGGGAAGAAGGACGAACGGGGCGGCGAGCGCCCCGAGCGCGCTGCCCACGGTGTTGACGAAGTAGGCGCGACCGATCTTTTCTCCGACTGTGGCCACGCGGTCGGCGAGCATGCGGCTCGCCATCGGGAAGACGATTCCGAGCAGCACGGTGGGCAGCAGCATCAGAGCCCCCGCGGCCAGCGCGTTTCCCATCGCCTGCGACGCGTAGCTCACCCCGGCGTAGTCCAGGAAGACGAGCATCAGGTCGAAGGCGCGCACCCCCCAGGGGACTAGGAGCAGGGCCAGGATCCCGGCGGTGATCTCCGCGCCAGCTAGAACCGGCAGTGTTTCGCGCTTGCCGGCGATCAGAACGGCGAAGATCCAGCTCCCGAGCGCCAGCCCCGAGAGGAACACCGCCAGGATGACGGTGAACGCCTGGGCGGTGCTGTCGATGGAGAAGATCAGGATGCGGGTCCAGAGGACCTCCCAGGCCATCGTGACGAAGCCCGAGAGGAACACGATGAACCACATCAGCCATCGCGGCGACGGAGCCGGCGGTTCCCACGCGGGAGGCGGCTCTTCGCCCGCTCGCTCGCCCGGCGTCGCCATCCCCGCTGCGAGAAACGCGAGCCCGGCTGCGACCAGGTTGGCGACCAGCGCGACGGTGGTGGTGCCGGAGAGACCGAGGTGGCGAATGAGGACGAACCCGGCGGCGGTGCAGCCGAGCACCGCGCCCGCCACGTTGGTGCCGTAAAGGAGGCCTAGGGATCGGCCCATGGACCCGTGCGTTCCAACGAAGCGAATCAGGACCGGCAATGTCGCGCCCATGAGTACGGTGGGAATCAGCAAGACCGCTGCGCCCGAAGCGAATCGTACGAGAGTCAGGGCGAAGGCGTACCCTTCGAGAGCTTGGGCGATCGCGACGTACACGGGCGTGAGCCCGCCGACGAGCCACGGAAGCAGCAGCGCGTAGAGGCCGATGCCCGCTTCGAGAAAGGCATAGAGCTTGAGCGGGGACCGACTCCGATCCGCGATACCTCCGAAGGCCCAGGCTCCAAGTGCGAGACCCACCATGAACGTGAACAGCACCGTGCTCACGGCCGCCGTGGTGCTGCCTAGGGTGAGCACCAGCCACCTCATCCACACTACTTCGTAGACCAGGCTGCTGGCTCCGGAGAGGAAGAAGCAGAGGTAGACGAGAGCTAAGGGTAGAGATCCAGCCATCGTTCTCAGCCATGTGACATACGCCAACTCGATTGGACGCGCCAGGTACAGATTCCGCGCGAAGTCCGGGCGCCCGTTGCGCCAAAGCCATAGGGGAGGCGATTGAGATCGGCGCGAACAAGGGGAAGCGTGGGAACCGGGCCTCTGCCGTCGGCGCCGTTGTTCCCGCACCTGACGAGTGCCCCCGCAGCTTCAGCCAGGTTTCTCGAGGAGGGCTGGGCCCATGCACCTCAATCAGAGTAACGATTCAAGAAATCGCCGAGACTAAGGAACGTCCCTACTTCGGGCTCGTGAGCGACCGCGCTCGTTTCAGGCCGGGATTCGGAAGCCCGCGGCGATCTCGCCGTAGAGATCCTGCTTGATCGCCTTGAAGATCTGACGTTCCTTCGCGGCGAGGGTGGCGGCGACCTTCGTAGCCTCGCCCAGCAGGTTGGCCTCCGAGGCCTTCGCATCGCTGAAGCCGGCCGCGATCGCATCGTCCGCGGCGTAGCGCTTTCCGGTAAGGGCGGCCTCTCGCGCGACGGCCGGCGTCAGTTTCCCGTTGAGCAGCCCCATCATCGGTTTGCCGATGGGGACACCGACGTCGACCTCGGAGACGCAGATCCAACCTCGGTCCTCGCGCTGAATGCGAAAATCGCACGCGAGAGCGAGGAAACAACCTGCCGCGAACGCGTGTCCATTCAGCGCGGCGATGACCGGTGCCGGGAAGAGGGTCAACTTCTTCATCATCGACATCATCGCGCCGCCGAACTGCTTTCGCTGATCGTCGGACGCGCTCATCATGAAATCCAGGTTGAGGCCGTTCGAGAAGAACTTCCCCTCTCCTGTGAGCACGAGGGCGGCGGGGCCTTCGGCGTCGGCCTCGACGGCGTTGAGGTTCTCGGTCAGTGTCGTGAGGAACTCGAGGTCGATCGTGTTCTGTCCGTTCTGCATCGTCAGAACGTGAACGTCGCCGTCTTTGGTTCGGGTCATCATGGAGGGCAATGATGTAAACTGACAGTCTCTATGTCAATAGGAGTCCGATATCGACATGGAGCTGGTCCATAGATCTTGGCTGCCGCCCACGGATCCGGCAGACGTAAAGGCGATGTCCGATGCAGGGGGAGGAGATGACGCGCAGGAGGTCGATGGTCGCGTGCTGGGTGCTTACTCTGAACGGTCTATCGGCATTTCGAGGACATGGAAGGGCTCTACCGCGAGATGCAGGTGCGGGTGTCGAGGGGGCTGCATCCGGAGCCGGCAGCGCCGGTTCGGACGCTTCGCGACGACCTCGTGCGTTCTCTGCCGGAAGTCGGGCCGTATCGCGACGGGGTGGAACTCCTGACGTCATTCGAGGCCTGGGATCGGATGCGTACGGACCAGAAGCTTGGCCGTGATCGCACGCGGCGGGTCGTCGAGGAGGCCGTGGCGGCGCTCCTCGA harbors:
- a CDS encoding enoyl-CoA hydratase-related protein; this encodes MAAGSTVHVETRAGVARITLNRPERKNAFTDAMWHDFLAALGGVLADPGARVVVLTGADSNFTAGADMALIEGKGEGDSSGPHPFSGVMDHLTTTFDKPMIAAVDGVAIGFGLTILLHCDFVYVSSRARLRAPFVKLGVVPEAASSFLFQEILGVRNTAELLYATDFIDGPRAVALGLANACVEPDALMATAQATADRIAGDPPGAVRATKRLLLEARRDQVLAAVERENAAFALRMGTPENVEALTAFWEKRPPDFSKLPEE
- a CDS encoding glycosyltransferase family 2 protein codes for the protein MSPAERPPMERLVGAVVVNYNGAPVTRACVDSLRGGQGPRVQVVIADNASDASDLEELEKAYAGADDVEIVRLPENRHFAGGVNGGAVRALELGATHLFILNNDTVIEPDCVARMVAVAEAMPEAGIVGPALLDLGDRHALSLGERYSSWSLAVPRTLLKVRSTGDNRPYPVGGIMGSAIFVTRECFERVGPYDEGLLVYYEEVDFCLRARALGYGPMLEPRAVVLHDGMRGFTAGLTPYAARLKCRNMFHLMRKHAGVGAWLAFTPVYAALIAGSAAIYAARGKWDVVRALAQGVRDGITGAPAQ
- a CDS encoding fused MFS/spermidine synthase, translated to MAGSLPLALVYLCFFLSGASSLVYEVVWMRWLVLTLGSTTAAVSTVLFTFMVGLALGAWAFGGIADRSRSPLKLYAFLEAGIGLYALLLPWLVGGLTPVYVAIAQALEGYAFALTLVRFASGAAVLLIPTVLMGATLPVLIRFVGTHGSMGRSLGLLYGTNVAGAVLGCTAAGFVLIRHLGLSGTTTVALVANLVAAGLAFLAAGMATPGERAGEEPPPAWEPPAPSPRWLMWFIVFLSGFVTMAWEVLWTRILIFSIDSTAQAFTVILAVFLSGLALGSWIFAVLIAGKRETLPVLAGAEITAGILALLLVPWGVRAFDLMLVFLDYAGVSYASQAMGNALAAGALMLLPTVLLGIVFPMASRMLADRVATVGEKIGRAYFVNTVGSALGALAAPFVLLPWLTLKGSFFALSVLPIVAGWALLAASPLPGRRRDLAIAGSAAALGLCTILFVWLLPGPNPFDPPSRFRTGDWSVLAHEDTANASVSVIEYAMGGRSLRIDGFEAAGSDGGSLYGYMQLMSHLPILLHPDPKRVLVISVGTGSTAGAAALHPGTSVDMVDINQTVLDFTPYFATANANVAENPRAHGIVDDGRNHLLVSNEKYDVITSEPMPPTFAGIVNLYSREYYEQAKERLNEGGYLVQWLPFHLLEWHQALSILRTVQDVFPETSLWMHFYTGIIVARRDGPIEIDLPRLRRQLAASPVREGMRQIHIRTASQIVDLYGLGPEQVEDLVAGASLITDDHPTLEFETARPLAPEELQESIHLIHTRRLSEAPPLRNATPKETRLLEEHRSVATSIRVARLWSSRRQFERARSFLDAALETTTTDANRAQLLLRLALLAQEEGDDDEARRRVEESLRLRPMNDVARRLRSDLAQQAPSGAEDSRG
- a CDS encoding amidohydrolase family protein, yielding MGMKMEDMILVSVDDHVCEPPDMFDNSVPAKWKDKAPKLQHKSDGSDVWVFDGNQIPNVGLNAVAGRPPEEYGMEPTALSQLRDGCWNSAARIDDMNVNGVLGSLCFPSVPGFTGELFARQAKENNDPELALVMARAYNDWHIDEWCGAHPGRFIPLAIPMMWDPKLMAEEVRRVAKKGCHAITFPDVPSGLGYPSVHSDHWDPFWQACQDEGTVVCIHIGSGTGMSLQDTTAPIEVMISSTPITLYNCAVELVFSDAFRKFPDLKVALSEGGTGWIAYCLERMDYVHEHHNPWTLHRFPDGKKPSDVFRDHIITCFIDDAVGIATRDRIGIDTITWECDYPHSDTTWPHSPEKLWASLGGVSDEDIDKMTHLNSMRHFQYDPFRHIPREQCTVAALRSQATHVDLTPKGGKGGKAPSDYERGYATVGDIISQMATAFATPFDESPPK
- a CDS encoding enoyl-CoA hydratase/isomerase family protein: MMTRTKDGDVHVLTMQNGQNTIDLEFLTTLTENLNAVEADAEGPAALVLTGEGKFFSNGLNLDFMMSASDDQRKQFGGAMMSMMKKLTLFPAPVIAALNGHAFAAGCFLALACDFRIQREDRGWICVSEVDVGVPIGKPMMGLLNGKLTPAVAREAALTGKRYAADDAIAAGFSDAKASEANLLGEATKVAATLAAKERQIFKAIKQDLYGEIAAGFRIPA